From the genome of Vicia villosa cultivar HV-30 ecotype Madison, WI linkage group LG2, Vvil1.0, whole genome shotgun sequence, one region includes:
- the LOC131647477 gene encoding probable membrane-associated kinase regulator 6 has protein sequence MEATHPLSIESFSYSCLVNLKPSLDQRLDSFSSFRISIDASDELSSSFIEMDPRMPSSRRFFINSQDFKFDFPTSQQSSLTTLVDADQLFSNGYLMPLFDESLKNIEPYEYDTSNSTLPSSSSISHVPKKVVPIENSRSPSLKRCRTLSKRMIQKYLNFLKPLCRKLRSQKSGSSKHENGMKRTQSVKNVRGSYCESSPRISVAYSTDDWRMSCDSDSSIYDAVLHCKRSFERMS, from the exons ATGGAAGCAACTCATCCTCTTTCAATTGAAAGTTTTTCATATAGTTGCTTAGTGAACCTCAAACCATCACTAGATCAAAGGCTTGATAGTTTTTCTTCCTTTAGAATTTCTATTGATGCTTCTGATGAATTATCTTCTTCTTTCATTGAAATGGATCCAAGAATGCCATCTTCTAGAAGATTCTTCATAAACTCACAAGATTTCAAATTTGATTTCCCAACTTCACAACAATCTTCTCTCACTACTCTTGTTGATGCGGATCAATTATTTTCCAATGGTTATTTAATGCCACTTTTTGatgaatcattgaaaaatatTGAACCATATGAATATGATACATCAAATTCAACCttaccttcttcttcttccatatcACATGTACCAAAAAAAGTGGTTCCTATAGAAAATTCAAGAAGCCCTTCATTGAAAAGGTGTAGAACATTATCAAAGAGAATGATTCAAAAATACTTGAATTTCTTAAAACCATTGTGTAGAAAATTGAGGAGTCAAAAATCAGGATCATCAAAGCATGAAAATGGTATGAAAAGAACTCAATCAGTGAAGAATGTTAGAGGAAGTTACTGTGAATCATCTCCAAGAATTAGTGTTGCTTATTCCACTGACGATTGGCGCATGTCTTGTGATTCAGATAGTTCAATCTATGACGCTGTTCTTCATTGCAAACGATCTTTTG AAAGAATGAGTTAA